The Colias croceus chromosome 6, ilColCroc2.1 genome contains the following window.
AGatattgattaataaatattacgagGTACAAGGAAgcgaataaaaaatactaggTACTATTGCTCTTTGGCGCCTTCACCACTACAATCTTACATCGTTGGGCTTACACACACATAGACTTTAGTGCACTCATTGTTCAACGTTTTGAAATTCTCGCTTAGAACCGGCCGTGGGAACGATactaggtagtaggtacctttAATACACTTACACAGCCTCATAaagaaaaagttattttaattgccattTTAACTGAATAATGGATTTAAAAGGGATGATTTATTAGCTGCTATAAATACCtcgattatttattattttaaaatagttttgttaccgattttttttcatacagGTAACTAATGTCGGTAAACCTCTTCTTAGTTCTTACGTATTGAAAGAATAATTTTGCTGACTTATGCATACTATTATCATTCATATAGATTTGGTTACATACAACTACTCCACGTCGATAGTTCATAGTAAGTTCATTGACGGCGAATTGGCGCCATTTTAtatagggtcattgcgcctgttcgcgtccacatgcctattcgcgtccattttgcggatatcttttagaaaattcacgaaaataagtatactttaagtaaaattgtactaagaaaaatttccgataatacctcaatatataagagacatgcacacatattcaaaaaaagCCTGCGCACCgcctatcctatttaaaaaaaatatttaattttggctattaaacgaaagagctaaaacgcgcgggattttgagaaaaaaatagtgcgcagcgtcgcgtttgacggtaagtatcttattgttaaatgtcaatttttgaatatgtaactgtttctttactttgctaacaaaacatggaatagtatggattataaatcagcttataacttttacaattaatagctaaaataaggtggacgcgaattactacaccgaatttgtacaacttccattttgcgtccacggtgggcgcaaactatacctatagtgcatgacaatagaacatattgcgtccacgttgtttttcattacgtagcaatgaattgtttgttaaaatatgtatttaaaatagattgtaaatttttgactaagACTACAAGTTGATAacttaaattttcatacaatttaattttcacataaaataatttttatgctattttttcattttaaaatgagtaTTCTAAGAATCAGACTAGTGTCTTTGAGAATGAGAGTCAATAAGTCTgtggttaagaaaataatagtataaacaaaaaataaatttaatagaaactaaaaaatagggtaggtaggtaatcttaacagaactgattattatttatttacataacgtaactttattttttgttaatttttaattttttagttctaataataatgagaagataaatataaataagtttttccagtttccttacagtgaatgttgattttagggttccgaacctcaaaaggaaaaaccggaatccttgtaggatcactttgatatcctgtatgtccgtctgccggtctgtctttctgtcaagaccctttttctcagtaacgcgtggaggtataaagctgaaatttatattgaatactcaagtctacggtcccttgaagcagtgaaaaaatcaaacttataagccaaagtaatcaaaagatacagccgtttatgctgcaaattttcgcaaatttcgacattcgcaagggaatctaaaacctacagggtactttagatgaacacagacacttgaagtttggtacgaagcaacgtcttatagcacaaataagggaaacattgaaaaaataatcatttgcagttaaaacaaatgaaaaaaaacaggttaatacggaaccctcggtGTGCGAGTCCCACTCACATTTGaccggtttttattaaataactatattcgtaaataaataatttattaaaatctaatttttatttgcatttatctgataaaaaatcacccaatacactcttaattccttttctaagctggtggacgcgaactggtccacaggtggacgcaaactggaatttttggacgcgaactgggtaaaacgcctaattctgctatttgtctagataaataaaaaccacatgatatttccaagacaattgaaagtaaatcttaaaatagactatgtaatgaacacgttacataaattttgcgttgaaatttgttctggaacatttttattttctccttcaaactttccaactgcactaagtggacgcgaactggcgcaattaccctatgtaataatattgcatTGAACAAATTTAACgtggtaattttataaatatcatgaTATTATGCAGGcatgatattataaacatttaaccGATTCAATAATGAATtgtttttcatacaaataactttggaaatacataataataataacatgtaTTTTTGTCCTTCTTGCACTAACTATCAACGAGCGAGACAGACGGAGTAAAAAATACGTAACAATTCGTCCGTTACGATATAGCTactaaatttgtaaaaatccACGATTTTACTACATATATTTCAGGTTTACAGATTGTCTCTCACTTATTTATTCACTGATAAATTAGTTCCCAgcttatattatgataatgttttttttattttcaattcaatATGTACAACTTGTCAAATACGTAATGAGACGGAATGGTTTCCCGCCACTTTAGTTCAATTAACAAATTATCTAAGTAGAAATATCGTACCGATATGTTTGGAATacattaaataagaaaacactcataaatattttgtattttttgcgGCCAAATGATTAATACATATCCCAATGACATTAAAAAGAGCGGGACATCACACATACTTTCTCGTCTCTAAATACGGGTTAATCAGTACATATTCATAACATTTTAAGTTCGAAATATCACTTACCGAATATTTATGAACATAAATATCCTTATGCTCAATAGAATAATCCTGAATTTCACACATTTACGTTTTTAGCGTCATGAAATTGACAAATATACACCACTCACTCCATAGGctacaatgttttatttcactAGTATGTGAAAAGGTACACAAAGAATGGCTTCCATTGCTATTGGAGAATTCAGACCACGTGACCGTTGAGCGGGAAACGCCATTGGTTAAAAAATTACCATGACATGACGTCAAGTGTCAATAGATGAacttaaaaactttttaaaatctaacaaGGTTACAAttcaataatgtaaataatgagaaaattttaatgaatttattgaAGCAATCTGTATAATAGTAATTATAAGGGTTTATGAATAATTGTTAATACTCACCTTGTAAATTCGTCGTGTCATTCATAACAACATGGCGGTTTGTTTACACCGGCATGACCAGGCGCGAAGAATTTGTTTGGTTTGTGTATATGAAATTAGTTAGTTAAGTATTTTCAAACAATGTTTTTGTACTAATTAACaactttattcaaataattcacAGAATCCTATCGTTAAATTACCGtcctaaataaaaacaaggCACATGGTCGCAGTACTGTTTTATTGACAACATTAAGCGCCATCTAGTTAAAAACCTACAAACTTAACGTAAAGAAACAAATGGCGGTAAATACAAACTAGTCCATCAACACTCGCCGTATCAATTCTAATTCACATATTTTCACAGtccaaacaaaaaataaatgaaacatgaAAGGGACAGCATAatcgaaataattataataataatcctaaacataaaatagacaaagtaaaaaaaaaaaaaaacataaaatatatttaaataaaacacaaatacaaGATTGAAAGagttttaaccgacttcaaaaaagggaGGAggttcggccggtatattttttagtcgatatgaatacaataagaaaaattaattgtataatgAGTATAACTAATAGCGGAATATCAGAAAagaatattcataattataacaGGCGGAGTTTTAACATAACTGAAACGTGAAAATCTCTAAAACTTTGACAATTTTATATTCCTCTGTCTCTTATACATTTCATAGGTACCTAaacgtttaatatttttattgtacatacgTTCTTCTTTGAAATTAACTATGTTACTCTTTTGAGCGACGAATTTGGTTTCAGTGGGGATTACATTAACTTTGAAATTAGTCGTATATCCGGTGTTCGATGTAGAAGCTGTGGGCATTGTAGGCAACACTTTTGGTTTAGGAATGTTAGCTTTAGGTTTTTTCTTCTTGGGCGAGTCttcgtgtaaataaatactctCTTCAAGGTAATTGGACGGCTTGCTCCTCCGTACTTCTTCGACGATGAACCCGCTTGTGGCGACTACTTTGGGCTTTTTCTTGGTTTGTTCTTTCGGTTTGTCATCTAATTGGCTCAATATGGAAGTTGGCAAACGGGGCACGGGCATTTTTGTGAGAGCGTTGGTTTTGCGTACctagtaaaataattgtaaataagggattaaatattttcttttaataagtcgttttgttagaaaatgcgatttataattttttttcaattaataatcaataacACCCACACAAATTTATAGCTTAGTGTCAATCAAAAAGGTAGGTAACTTGATTATCTtagctattattataaaatacgtcATATAGTAAGTTTTTATTACCTTTGAAACACCCAATTCATCATCTTCCCTTTGTTttcgctttttattttttatatttttgcctTCTTCAGGTtctataacaaataaatagattataacaacagtattaaaatataataaatgtttcaaatacatattattacacaTAGTATCATTGTTAAACTATGttctatctaataaataaattataatggtacttaatatatatatatatgtatttttcagATAAAAATGCCAAAGtatttgtctgtctgtttgtcacGTCTGCGGGCTGAATAGATTTTAGTGAAATCCACTCCATTAACATTACCAGTCaatatttcttcttcattgttcattatttttctctttttctTCGACTGAGAGGTTTCAACATCTAAAACATTTGagtgatattaatttatatgtcAAATTACAAatcaacatattattttaatcggattttaatgaatattattttaaatataatattaaagacaaCTTATAAATACCTCCAGATATTTCTTCCACAGAATTTTGTGGTCGTTTTCGTTTTTTGTTGGAATTGCCTTCACTGTCATCTAATACTTgaactagaaaaaaaataaataaaaaatgtaagtacatattacaCGAGGAAAAAAAATGCTATTTACATTATCgcataaacaaaataattaccagTTTCTTGTTGAATTTCGGTTTTAGATTGAcccttctttttatttttcttcttgCCGCTTGATTTCTTTGTTTCCTCATCTACAAAAGATacttctttaaaattacatttacataaaaaagttattttgagtttgaaaatatttattaaactgttTAATTAgactagtataataataattatattactaaattaaaatgaaaataaaatacgtttatttcataattttctttaaaaaaaataaaaataatatgttttcttcaataattgttatcatttaatttaatattagataaataaaacgatAATGCTGTTCTCTAGTGTAATGTCCATCATTTTTGTTAgatatgataattttaactCACCATTTTGTTCAATATTTGGTTGATTCATTTCAACACCTATTTCCAGCGGACTATCGGAATCGGAATTTTCTGCGAAGAAAaggttattaataaattattattcgatTTTTACATCATTCATAGATTTAATGTTAAcgtttatttcaaaatcacAAAAGACATCTTAGTGATAGTAGAcctttatttaacattatggACCTTATTATTCTTAGTAAATGATACTCGATAATAAGAGTTccttttgtatttaaaaattataaatcttaagacatgtatattttcttttatatgacccagattttttcaaattgtttattgATTACTATTTTAAAGACTCATCAATATTTCAACCCCAAACCTAATACAATACATGAAAAGCTTATAATTaactaaaacttattttttttatttattttttatttaatttatttttttttgtaatttttgtagtGCATGCagtgctcattttttattagttgtCATCACGtcctatattttttgtgtattttttatgtaaaaattgatGTACAGCTGCTAATGagccttaataaaataaaataaataaaaataaacacggTGGCtactattttctttaaataataaataatggtaTACCTTCAACATGTATCGTCTGTGATGCTGACAAACGGttcttatttttcttttcactTTTTGGTGTCTTGATTGATACATTTAAGTCAGTAATTTCTTCGCTTGGTGTATCtgtaatgtaaatatattttaaaatgaataaaaagacCTCACAACAAGACaattataaagatattttatttaaaaacaatatggtATACAATAGATTATAGAATTCAAgtggaaataataatatttgtctttttctgaatatataaaatataaaatgtaatcaaataatatataaaatgtatctttACCTGTGTTTATGTTATCTGTTTGTGACTCTGAGAGTcgtttatttttcttcttgTCGCTTTTTGGTGTTTTTAATAGCGAAACATTTCCTTCCACTATAGGCATTGCTTCCAATGGAtcttaaaatgaaataaaactaaaaattagtAATCTGGATACTATAACAAAATTAGTCTTtgatatgatttaaaaaaatactattgaGAATTTACGACAACAagctttttaaaaatctatacCTAAAGCTTTATACAACTATTTTGATGgttaaaaattctaaaatatatgacaatatagattattgtttaaatattatttctttataggaaatctaacaaattatctaaacataataatattatatacctgcTACTTCTTGGCTTTGTGACTCTGACAGGCGTTTATTCTTTTTCTTTTCACTCTTTGGTGTTTTGGATAGCGAAATATTGCCATCCTTTGCAGCAGGTTCTTCTTCAGTTGGtatatcttattaaaataataaataaaaaaaagaaaaaatataagtaataaaagaGAACACACATTTCAAAACATAATAAGATCATTCTAATGACTAAATACCACACATTAAAACCCATCAACAATCTAAAAtggtttcaaaaattatattatataaaactattaaaatatacttaatagtTACTATTgcgtttaaaaaatcaatgaaAATAGTTTTACCTTCAACTGCATCAGGTTGTGATTCTGATACgcgttttttctttttatcacTCTTTGGCGTTTTCAATACTGAAATGTTGCCGTCTTCTTTATAAGATTGTTCTCCAATTTGTGGTactttatatgaaaaaaaaaaccacgattattattacttaattaaatgaCAAGGATGTCAGTATTTTTTtgcaaggaactgcgaaatggccattacacagacgcattgcgaaaaagttgaaaaaaaaaaattgctgtTTATTAACGTtccgcagatatttcgctacgcagtagtttcgcagagattcgctgccgcacgcgaatgcgtcggtgtactaacagcgttaacatacataaaagtaattataatactagtaaCATGTAGATATATTCTcaagtaaatatataattaattgggAAGCAGTActctttatttatgtaaatacgtAGTTCAATtcgctttaaaaaaaactaaattttatatggaTATAgcagttaaaatattaaagtagaACATATtacttaagattttttttatctaaatttcaaattacctTCTGTTGCAGCAATTTGTGACTCCGATAGgcgtttctttttcttttcacTTTTCGGTGTTTTTGCTAGAGAACGATTGCCCTCCTCTGTAGCAGGTtcatcttaaaataaaattgtatgaaattaatgtttttgtgAGAAGGTATGAATCTTTGTTAAGAATATTGTAAGTTTGTGGATAAAACCGCGGTGTGTAGctagttttgaaataaatgagGCATCATATTATCACTATACattaacacattttctataatatgtactttacACAACACTAAAATGATTTCagatatctataatataaaaatgaatcgcaaaatgaaggtaagcgcataactcgagaacaactgaaccgatttcgttaattctttttttattacatttcttaaagtacgaggatggttcttatggagagaaaacgtaaaaatgtaccacgggcgaagccagggcggaccgctagttattaataaaaggaaaaacatATAATGCATGAAATATACTTCTTTAAGATAAATCTAAAGTTAATGCAGTCTCTTGCCGtcctaaattaataacaaaattataaattttatttacatacctatTGTTATATTCACTTGTGCCTCAGACATTcgctttttctttttcttttcacTGTTTGGTTTTTGAGTTGATACATCTATTACTTCTTCAATAACAACTCCTTGTTCTGaaaattaatcatattttacaataaatatgttaatgaaCATCAGTATTTAGTTTTCGTTACTTTGAGATTGGCTTATTTGTATGCAActtgaattataattatactttattgtatcgtttatttataagtaaataaataatattaatttataaattcagtatttttttttcattcagtttaaaattttctagaaataatattaataaataaccaaATTGTAATCAATAGTGATAAAGCCATGGCCTGTACCATAAGAGGCCCGTGTCGCAGCAGTGGGAACGGATATGggttgatgatgatgatgatgagagtaataaaatatctgcCTACCTGTGGTTGTATCGACCTGCGATTCTGAAAGAcgttttttcattttcttctCACTCTTTGGTGTTTTTAAAgttgaaatattaatatctgaGGTAACTCCTTCAGATGGTGCTTctgattatgaaaaataaacaataaacacttttatttttttagatattaatcattgttttttttagcaaatattaaataatgtactataaaattttatatataaaatggaTTGAATTCTTTCCATGATTTGTGCATTGTTGGATTTGTCGCCTACAGTAGCATAtgaattttttcttttttacgatattatggagtatataatctaatatgtagtataatataagtacagGAATATTTATCAAATCCAAATCAATACTAAACTCACTGGCtgtgacaaaaaataatatattaaataaataatgattattttatttaccatCTAAATTATCAGCGACGGATACCGACAATcgcttatttttctttttctcaCTATTTGGCGTTTTAATATTGGACACAATAATATCTTGTTCCTGAGGTtcttctgaaaaaaaaaaaatatttattaaaacaccACATAGTATTTAAACCATATTTAACGCGATAGTTTGTAAGGATGGATGGATATTATGGTGAATTGcgtaacaataatttatttattattatttctaagtaagtattttttgacgtgaaacttctttaggcgcgttgagagtaaaattttaaggtcgcgtcatgacGTGACGGTGTGTCACGTTATGGAGTATagcaacgattttggtatttttgaatctttccaaagaagtttcacttctgacacgtgtgctcacacgctcttttttatattttactagcttccgcccacgactttgtacgtatatccccgtttttccccgttcccgtaAGAATATCggaaaatcctttcttaggggacgcctacgttatgacatctacctgcatgccaaatttcagcccaaTTTgtgttgatagatcactatatcagtcacctttgagttttatatatattatatagattaggtcgtaataataattaaaagctaTTATTACGAGCTATTACCTTGTTCAATATGTGATATTGAATgccttttctttttcttttcacTTTTAGGAGTTTTTGCATGTGACTCATTTTGTTCTTGGGTTATTTCTTCAGCGGGGATGTCTGTTGAAAacgcaaaaataaatattttaatgatattcaCGGATAAATGAATATaccaataatttaatgttaccaaaattttaatattagaaattattttaattataaccaAATGATGATAGTCaggttttcattttttttttaaaaagctaCAACCGAATCTAAGAACATATATGATTTTTGACAGTAAATAGTAATACgtgataattaaattaataaaaaaatacctgtTGTGGAGTCAACTTGCGATTCAGATTGCctcttcttctttttcttttcacTTTTGGGTGTTTTAGCTTGTATCTCACTTTGGTCTGTTTCTTCAGAAGGTACGTCTAAAATAAATcggaaaatattaattcaataatgttatgatatattatcaatttatttgtaatagaGTAAATAGTTTCAATAAAGTAAATGAAAACAATTAGGCTATTGTTGTATACCTGTTGCTTCATTTATCATTGATTGAGATaagcttttctttttcttcttagCACTCGTTTTCAAGCTTTGGTCTGcaatgcaaaaaataaaattattaaattacatatttttcttattttaatatttacacttaagattattttaagttaaagtCGCTATTACAATGGCTATTGTAGTGGTTTTGTATCTTACTATGTATtcgtatacaatatacattcaTTCTTATAACTTAGTTAGACAGAAAACAGAATAAATCATAAGTTCAACCTAGACCTCACTAtcatgaaaaatatacaaatgtttattatgtcataaataaaaaatatttaccattatcaacagacatatttaattctttgtcaatattttctttaccCTCTTCACTGCTGCGTTCACCTGTAGTGTCAATGAAAAAGCTTACGGCGCCATCTGCTTCGTCTtgatctaaaaatatttttaaaataagatacaaacttgtataaaacaaataaagttttttttaatttttcgtaatttttataCCATATaagttttgtaatttataagccaatttggaaaattctttaaattttctttctttcttttatcTGAGTAACACCGACAGTTTTTGCTTTATTCTTCGTGAagcattttgtaatttataaagataagTACTTCAATATGAAATTACTTACCATTCTGAATGCTTATATTAGTCTTAGCTTCACTCTTTTTCAATGGAATAGTGTCCTTATCATTACCGGGTTTGTTACTGAAGGAATCTGCATTGCTTTCTTCAGagaaaagtaaatttaaatcaatagaATCCGATGAACTATCACTACCACCTTTAGATGATTCAAGCATTTGCTTTTCTTTCTTTGACtctttttcagatttttttggttttagaTTCTTGAAGACTGTTTTCACTTGTGTAAGATTCAAATCATCAATTACAGGTGCTTTTTTATTCTTctcttttgttttcatttcatGATTGAGTGATGCGTTACCAATATTaggatttttgtttttattcaatgaaTTCAGAACTGAATCATAATTATCGATTATATTATTGGTGTCACTGTCTGAAGACGACAATTCATCTTCCATTGAAGCATGTAATGGATCCGATAAGTTTTCATTTGGTCCACTTTTATTAATGATTGTGTTATTTGCATTATTGGCATCTACAAAGTCTACTGTGGAATCCATGTCCTTTTTAGGGGTTTTTGGCTCCGATTTTATATCTGCCTCGAGTGGATCACTCTCTTTTAAACTTTCATTTTGCATAGTGATTTCTTTTTCATTAAGAACACTCTCATTACAGATAGATTCAGATAAGcgttttttcttatttttctttgcaGAATTTTcattagatattgtgctggtATCATGGCTAGAATCTAATCTCATTCTATTCTTCTTTTTTTGGAGGACTGGAGCTTCCTCATCAGATGAATCGGAACTATCCTTGCTATCGGAGATACGTTTCTTAGACTTAGAATTATCGAGTTTATGACGTGCCTCAAACATCTCCCTGGAGGCTTTCTTTTGTTGTTTGGCCATGCGTTCATCGTATTTTTTCTTAGACTTTGCTGTCATTTTCAACTCGTTGTCACTCATTGATAAGTCATCATCTGTACCATCTAGTAATTGGTTATCTTCTTCATCTGAGCTAACTATAAACGAATCTTTTTCGTAATCTGAATCATTCGATAATTCGTCTTCTGATGAAATAGTTACACCTTTATCAACTATTTCGTTTTCTTCGGCATATTGACGTTCATCTTCATCTTGACTGTCCCCTGACTCATAATCATCTCCAGCATCCATAGCTTCATCATTTAgtaattcatttttttctttggAAGATTCTTCCTCTGTAGAGTCGTCATCACTTGATTCatctttacttttatttttaaaactctttGATTCATGGGATGTGTTTTGGACTACTGGACTTTTGGCATTATCCTGATTCGATTTTATTATGGAAGTATTAATGGGCGCTAATAACTTTTGAAAGTTCTTTTGTTGTAATGGTGTACTAGTTAAGCAATTC
Protein-coding sequences here:
- the LOC123692445 gene encoding dentin sialophosphoprotein; protein product: MEEDSGVKAPVTRLRRRLSVEQTEEKVLTPNTPTKKRATRRAKPELDLIDENVVPETLTPKRTTRKAVKDVLEPVEEKAVTPSRRSTRIKSNTSIVSETAALAVDSPRAKRAARRNSHLGSDSEASNTPTLQTRRTRRDSTSSIDKVDAISKPAIIITEPIVEEPETVSRKSTSGNDTTNTSPQSNLRKCPRLNKIPLILITKLEDTSALLNNDTNVNEQKESHNKSTESSSISSTQHINDKSETNKSDNSKSLDSTINLINNIDQINTKTKNIHNKSTSALESNNFKSKKKRTKSWSTVCSPNLKENIFYSDNESKKDKLSSIKLPLRYSMASGDNKLDLNVSKISEICKDVSVTLNKCDINLTVENLNNSKLSSKELFDREPSGIINTEIIIEDSDSNPEKAEPEGNHDNEDQCVPEVSVPDSVNKSLLNPEIQNTSNMANVSHKSEKELNKEGFNDSVEPMDIDETIPDNLLISEPEKTNNSIKNEVTIQQNSIINSHSKSKRKSSISYSPNNTENKSTLIITELKDNSSNEINKSQIATNNKSISKSIMDLDKSQNNETDRKNVSLNCLTSTPLQQKNFQKLLAPINTSIIKSNQDNAKSPVVQNTSHESKSFKNKSKDESSDDDSTEEESSKEKNELLNDEAMDAGDDYESGDSQDEDERQYAEENEIVDKGVTISSEDELSNDSDYEKDSFIVSSDEEDNQLLDGTDDDLSMSDNELKMTAKSKKKYDERMAKQQKKASREMFEARHKLDNSKSKKRISDSKDSSDSSDEEAPVLQKKKNRMRLDSSHDTSTISNENSAKKNKKKRLSESICNESVLNEKEITMQNESLKESDPLEADIKSEPKTPKKDMDSTVDFVDANNANNTIINKSGPNENLSDPLHASMEDELSSSDSDTNNIIDNYDSVLNSLNKNKNPNIGNASLNHEMKTKEKNKKAPVIDDLNLTQVKTVFKNLKPKKSEKESKKEKQMLESSKGGSDSSSDSIDLNLLFSEESNADSFSNKPGNDKDTIPLKKSEAKTNISIQNDQDEADGAVSFFIDTTGERSSEEGKENIDKELNMSVDNDQSLKTSAKKKKKSLSQSMINEATDVPSEETDQSEIQAKTPKSEKKKKKRQSESQVDSTTDIPAEEITQEQNESHAKTPKSEKKKKRHSISHIEQEEPQEQDIIVSNIKTPNSEKKKNKRLSVSVADNLDEAPSEGVTSDINISTLKTPKSEKKMKKRLSESQVDTTTEQGVVIEEVIDVSTQKPNSEKKKKKRMSEAQVNITIDEPATEEGNRSLAKTPKSEKKKKRLSESQIAATEVPQIGEQSYKEDGNISVLKTPKSDKKKKRVSESQPDAVEDIPTEEEPAAKDGNISLSKTPKSEKKKNKRLSESQSQEVADPLEAMPIVEGNVSLLKTPKSDKKKNKRLSESQTDNINTDTPSEEITDLNVSIKTPKSEKKNKNRLSASQTIHVEENSDSDSPLEIGVEMNQPNIEQNDEETKKSSGKKKNKKKGQSKTEIQQETVQVLDDSEGNSNKKRKRPQNSVEEISGDVETSQSKKKRKIMNNEEEILTEPEEGKNIKNKKRKQREDDELGVSKVRKTNALTKMPVPRLPTSILSQLDDKPKEQTKKKPKVVATSGFIVEEVRRSKPSNYLEESIYLHEDSPKKKKPKANIPKPKVLPTMPTASTSNTGYTTNFKVNVIPTETKFVAQKSNIVNFKEERMYNKNIKRLGTYEMYKRQRNIKLSKF